aaaattctgaaaatttgtACAATGTTTTATTCTTGAAAGTAACATCTAAAGATTAAAGTGTCTCGAGAGACTGTAGATTACATGACTGTGAAAATGCTCATATACATGGAGCTTGTGCATCATCATTTCATTTACCAAAACAATGAGATCTGGAACTTTTAAAGCCATTTTGGGGATCCAGACAGCTAAGAATCTTTAGACTTAGTAGAAAACAAGTATTCAGTATTAAGACATCCAGACTCTCAGCTTTAGAGATGCATTTTACAAAACAAgaacaagttttaaaaaggTCCCAATACCAATTTAAGTctttaagcaaaacaaaaacctttcccaaagaaaaaagaatatatgCATACCATACTGAGAAGACTAATAATATTTCCCAGACCCATTACATTTTCAAGCTGGTTCTCACCTTTAATTGAGAGAGACAGCCTTTAAGTATCTCTCTTAAATCTTGAATTCACAGTGACAAACCTACCTCATGCAGGAATAATTGCTTGTGTAGATACTGCTTCTCTGATTAGTTAGCATGTTTGCTCTTGCTTACCACACAGGTATTTTGTTGCAGGAAATTTATGATGAGAAATTTTCTCTCAAAGGCGTATTTATCATTAGTCATTCTACTAAATTTGAGAGGAAACCAGAACTGTGTAAGTAATTTTATGACTGGCTTTTCTCCACGGCCCTTCACCAAAAATTGCAACTGCCTATGGCCTTTAACTCCGTTCTGCTTTAGATGGTTTGAAGATGGAAACCGTTATTGTATAATTAGTAAGAAAATGTTAACAGTTTGTGTTAGATTTGCAGACAAAATACTTACCTACTAAAGACTAATATTTTAAATGGCAGTAATCAATTCTTTACtcatagaaaaatatttgtcttacAACAAATAATACATGtaattatcttttaaaacattcttaACTGTAAAGATAACTCAAAATGCCATTAGTTTAAAGTTAGAAAATTCTGACATGGTAGGTTTCTCATTTAGAAGATACAAATGTTTAGTTTTTCTTTAATCACACTGATTAaatttcactgtgttttttcCCACTTCAAATTTATTATTACATCACAAAACATTAAGAAGGCAAATGAAGACCCGTCGTGGTTTGATtttgcacagaaagaaaacttgatACGatggaattagaaaaaaacGACATGTAGGACGGGGTCACAAATTTTTGCTTGCCTGATACCTGACTCTAGACAGTTCCACATTAAACCAGTATTAAAAGACAGCAactaaaaaaaagtcagaatgaTTTCTAAAAGCAAGTCAAACTTTACCAAAAAAGTagcataattaattttaaacacttACCTGCTTCTGTAGACATTGCTCTTgccttctctgttttctcctcagGCTTTTTgacttgtttctttctctcttactCAGCTTTCGGTTGAAGGAAATACTCCTAGGCTGCACAAGACCAATAGGTGTGATGTATTGTTTGTCTTCTACAGCCCTTGTAGGTAAGGAAAGGTTCATCACAAACGGTAACCCATCAGCAGTGACACTCCCAGAAGATTGTCCAGTAACTCCAAAATCACACtcactttctgtttctctgtgtaGTAATGTGGTAATGGAAGCAACTTGCAATTGGCTTTGTAGTATGTCAGCACAGGAACTATACAGATCCTGAAAAGAACTACCATCTTTCCTATTGGACTCTAATTGCAAGCCCCCTTGTGCGTAAACAGGTGGATTTTCATTCTGGCCACGGTAAAGTGTTCCCATATTGCAAATTTTATATAACACAGGTGAAAAAATAAGTCTTTCTCTGATATTTAAATCCAAGCTATGTGATCTTCTGTGAAAAGGTTTTACAGTGCATGCATCTTTCTTAGGATAGGAAGAAGGGAGACTTCTTTTTCGATTTAATGCCTTTAAGGGaagttttttactttttatctCATATCTGGGAGCTCTTACTTCTAGACAAAGTGCTTCTGTTAATCTTCCAGCACCTTTATTACTTCCAGCCATATAGGAAAGCCCTTGATTTTTTATTCCCAAAGTTGCAGTTACCACTTCATGGCAGGTATCCTCGTTAAAACCAGACTGAATTTTGAGAAGCAAATGATTTTCTGATGATTTTGACAATTTAGCAGAGAAAGGTGGCTGATGCTCAGTCCAAGTTCTGCAGGAATGTATATTTACTAACTGTCCACAGGAACATTCTTTGTTGCAAACAAAGTTAAAGCCCCCTAAGCAGGCGTCACAGAATGGACAGTGCAATTTTCCAATTGTCCACTGAGCCTAttgacaagaaaagaaaaaaataaagcacccAACAtgttcactgaaaataaatgagcaaGAAATAATTACTGGagttattttctcctttaataagaagattttcttcctgttttttaaatacaataaaagacacttcacagcagaaagaaaatccacCATAAATAATGTTCTGGTCAAAGCTCTGCTTGCTACAGCGATAAACAATTCTAAGAAATctaatacacattttaaaatgtaggagctttgaaatatgtttaaaatttgTCCATAGATAGAATAATGCTGCAATACTAATGAAAACATCAGATCCTTAAAGCAGTGAAATCAATTTCCCATGTTAATCTGGAATTGGCAAGCACAGCTTCTCAGCTGAGTGTTCTGAGTGCTGATACATTTCTTGCATACTAAGTACAGTGGAAGgagatttctttcaaaaagaataTAGCTTTTCAGTTTGATTACCCCACAAAAGCTTAAAATGGTACTTGTATTTTGTTGTACAGAGCATTACAACATAACCTCTGTGCAGATACCATGACAAATCCTTAACACTCTACATATAAGGAGAcagttattttcattatttataatTCTATGAATTTCTTTTCAATCCTGAAGGCcctttttccaaaggaaatacATATCAAAGATCTATAAACTCCTACATATTAATACAACTATTAGTACTCCTACATATTTAGGCAACTATTAGTATTTTCAGCAATTATATTTATCTGTCAGGAGCACTGTTGAGGACTAAAGTTATGCAACTGTTTGTAGGATCAAAGCCCAGACAAGAAACAACATTATCAACTCCAGTCACACTTTACTCACTTCAGTGTCTAAAGAGCCATGAATACAGAAGATGCCCAACATTTCTAgtttatttcagctgcaaatgTCCTTCAAAGTAATTTGGGAAGATGTGTCCATAACTGATGCTTGTCCTATAGAAAGCTAcagaaaatgtcaggaaaaCCAATTTTGtagtttcaggaaaaaaaccccagcaactTGTGTggaaaaaaggttatttttcaCACACAATGCTACAAGAAGTTCTGGAAACACTTATTTGAGAAACTTACTCCTGTCTTGCGGGTTAAACCCTCAAAATTACACAAAATATCAAAGATGTGTCTTTCATTGCTGACAGGTTTTttacttgggggaaaaaatagtttaCATATAACTAAAGGCTTTCAAATTCTTGGGAATTCTGTGAACATACAAAATCTCTCTCAGTTTATAAGGCTGACCAATGTGTCATATGCCATTCCCAAAGGAGAATTAAGCTCCTTCAGAGATTTACTCTTAAACCTCCCACACTCAATTTCCCAGATGCCAGGGGCTAGACACTAAAATTAGAGGGAAAGCACTTTCTAGTGACTTTTTTGAGTCTCCCTGACATGGAATAGTATCCTGAATCTTCAAATGGAGAGGACGAGTGattaatgaaaattaagaaGGCTAGAAGcctggaaaaaatggaaatgcacaACACAGTATGGAGGAAAAAGGACATCTTTATGTCCCATGTGCACAGAGACTGGGAGATGAGGTGTGGTACCAAGGAGCCCGGAATTGATTTAGCATTAGAGTTTGGCAACAGAGTGTGGAAGCATTGACTCAGTAAAAGAAGTAACAGCCTACTAGTGGAGGAGGTGGTAGGGGGAAAATCAGCAAGATCTGAAGGGGAGCTGAGGGTACACAGATTTAGTGATGGACTGcgtaaagaggaaaaaatggaagtggttagaaaaagaaaccaaaacaagtGATAAGTGATGGGTTAAAGAAATGCAGGTCAATAAAGGTCACTAGCAACACTAGCTgtaatatatttgtatatttgtaATTACTGAAGATTATCTATACACTAATATGTACATGAAATCCAAGGAGATTGGTTAAGAACAGGGACAGATGGCAAAAAAGAACCGGCTGGGAAGCAGTGGGTTTTTACAGCCTGCAAATAGACTTTGCGCTTATGTAAAATGATTTAGCCTTTGATTCAGGAGTCATACAGGAGAAAATAACATATGATCACAAAATTATTCAGAGCCCAGGAGGATCTGGAGATAAGTCAGAATTGTTTAGCATCCCATACCCTCCGCCACCCCCCACCCCATTTATCCATAAAAACACAGGATCTTGCTGGAGGAGATAGAGTGAACGAGGCAGGAGTTCCAAGGATATTAAGTGATGCAATGAACACAAAGATGTTGAAAGGGTACACAAATAATTGCATTCTCTGCCTTTTTCACCAGAGGAGAATTGCTCCTCTGCAGTCTCAAACAAATATGGCAAGCCTTTTCTGGGCAGTCTATGggtattttgtatttgtatttcctCAGTCCCCAGTTTGACCCTCCAAGTTTTCAAATGCAGAAGCAAAAGGtgcaaaagaataatttaagaGCTAAAGGTGAAAAGAATAATATTACAATCAATATTGAATCCAAttatactgaaataatttaagagGCAAAGTACTGTAAAAAACTGCATCCTTATTATTAAGGATTCATGATTAGGCAATATTGTAAAGTGAGGATATAACTCATGAGATGTGATTTTCAAACACACTTCCAAGATTAGTGTTTCTGAATATAACTATTCTGTTATGTTCATTGAAGTATAAGAGAtcactaattttaaaaagtttaattaatgtttaacaaaaaacccaaatagaAGAATAGAAAGACGGAagatgattctttttttttaattttgaattcttaAGTTTTACAGTTGtaacaattttttctctttatgcaTCATTTTCAGTATGGATTTGCTTAGGGCATAAAGTACTTAACATATAGTAAAATTTTACACTGAAGTCTAAGGAAAAAGGAATGCAACTATCATTTACTTACCAAAATCAAAgattcataaaataaaatctgtgcgGCAGAAGAAAAGCACTGCTTCTGCTTATTAGTATCTATGCAACAACATTAACTTCTAGATCTAAAACAACTTAAAGAAAATACCAACTGAGGCAGTCAGTACAATAGGAGATTATGAGATGGTTTGTCATTTCAAATGGGCAGTTAAAACTCAAAAGCAGTGACACTGGCTTGTCATCAGATGTTTGAATTTGCAGGAAGGTATCTACTTTCTATTCTTATGACATAAGAGCACATTAAGTATAAAAGACTTAAGTATAAAACACATTATATTCCAAAACCTGAACTCTTAACAAATCTCCAGTCCACTTTTATGGGGAAATATGCTTCTTGTTGTCACTGTCAACCTATATGTTAGTACTGCAAGATATGAtgatcaaaacaaagcaaacaccaAAGCCTAGgtaataaatataatattaaGCATTGAAAAACATGCAGAGATGCCCATGACGGTTATCTGAAGAACCATAAATACATTCATCTGTTAAAGAGCAGGAAACAGAATTAATCACTTGTAGCTCTTCTgcatatattaaaaacaaaacaaaatgaaacaacatttaagagattaaaaaaaatctgtaaatggTAATGATAGAAGTTACTGAGAAGAATTTCCTCAGTTATAAGGTCTCTGTAACATACATAGACCTTGAATGAAAAATGTCCTTGAAACTTGTTCCGTTTAATTACTTTACGTCTTGAATGATAaagatttaaagcaaaaaaaaaaaaacaaaaccaaaacctacCTTTTCAATGACACATTTCACCCACTCTGGAATGGCTTCTAAGCTCACATGCCATACACTGCTAGaattctgagcagcagctgaaggctgtGATATCCATTAACAAAACAATTGTATTGATACTCAACATTTAtgtaagctttttttttctttaaatatagcCATAAGTCAGCTTCCCAAATTCAGTGAACATTAACGAATTATAAACCTCAAATATGATGTGCTTCTTTAAGCTAAAAATCAGGTAGATATTGTCCATAATTCTCTGTTTCTGAATCTAAAAACATTGGACAAACTCCACTGTGGAGATGAAGGCATCTGGAggtggctttgttttgtttaaaagaacagaaagtatGCAGTTGCAGGCCTTCCAAGAATATCTGGAAATTGATTTTAGAATCACTGTCAGCTGGCACAATTTTTCAGTAAAGATAGAAATATGTAAGTTACAGTTTACATGAAGACTATGATCAGCAATACACAAATGCAACAAGTAgtttctaattaattttctaatgctttttaaaataactagGAGAGAAACCAGGTAATCTTAGCAGCTTTACAATTTTTACTGCAATAATGTGATCAACTGAAtagaaaaaaagtctaaaacCTGTAGCATTTTACTAACTGGtactaaaataaaagcaattacCTAACTGAAATAGAGTTATACGGATGGCTAAAATTATAAGGAAACCCTGGTGAGAAAGTCCTAACATCAGTTGTTAAAATTTATGAATATGGAAAGTTGTGGATGCCTATGTTATGAAAGTCACTGGAATAAAAGTTTCATTctgctgaaaattaaaagtgGGGCTATAGACAGAAGGtagaagttttttaaaattctccaAGAGTTGACAGAAGACAGATAGATCCATTTATGATGTCTATGCTATTGTTTTTGTCCTATCTGTGAAGACTACCTGCATGTCAATTTGCATATAATTCTAAGTGTTTATACTGTGTTTGTAACttcaacatttgttttcaaatttgttctgcattttttcattcacatttCAGCTATGTCTTTGTTTAAAGGCCTAAAATTCATCAGTgaaaacattctgaaaacatCATAGTACTGTCTTTGCCTCCCAACCTCTTCACATACAGCAttaaattacactttttttatCTGCTACCTACATAACTAGAGAGGAAGCCACTTCAGTCACGTGCACAATGATGGTGGATCTCCACTCACAACTGAAAAGCTCCACCGGGGGAGCTTGGACAAAGACACCTCCTTTTCACtatattttttccatggaaGGAGTTGGAATTTCCACATTCTCCCCCAAAAATCACTTCAAACCACGCACAAAAAACCCATCAAATATGAAGTGTGAAAATTATTCCAGAACTTCAAGCTCTGTAAGTGGCATGATTAAATTTTGGTGTATTTATAATACTTATTATATAATGGtcttaaaaaacccttttgtttCTACATCTGTTGGCTATACCCCTCTCTAGTGTGAAAAAGGATGTTGTTGCATTACTATTGTGTTAATAAAAAACATCACCACCTTCTATTTGGTTTTTAACTTTGATTCAAGATCATCAGCTGTAAGCCTTTTTGGCACATTTCACAAGACCCTAGCTCTTTATGATTACTAGCTGCCATTATAAAACAGGAGGAAATAGTCTGTCACGGTTTTGTGTAATTAtccttctgtttattttaaaaaagacaacatAAATTACTTAGCAGGGCATAATCCCACTCAGGGCAGAATAATCTTCTGAACTATTTTTGTGCACAGACTAtgtcccatttttaaaaaatgaagggCAAAATTTTCTGATGTAGGGATACTTCACACACAGTTAACTACCACAGTGGAAATTAGAATCAGTCTTTGAAATACACCTTATACACAAAGAGTTGTCCATTAGGagatattaaaacaaaaaaatgactGCTCTAAAACcatcaaaaccaaaccccatTTTTATATGTGAAATGGTAATTCTCTACACAGGCTAGTAGTCAAGTGTCCACAAACACCAGCCTTCACGCTGCAGAACATGAAGGTGATCAGTGCCTACTTGGCTTCACTACAATTACTTCTCTCTACGGAACTGTCTATGCTTTACTACTTACCTCCACAGGAGATTAGTTACAAAATGAGGCTACATCTAATACTTCTccttcatctgaaaaaaatggcACCAGAAGAACTTACAAACTTCTTCAGAAGAAGCTATACTTACTTtggatggtttttttccattacattttgcaagaaaaatgtatttctatatATATTCTACTATATATTTCCTACCTCTCCAACAATGCAGAACACCAGCCTCTCGGTTGTTCATTATTTGAACTTGTGATTCTTCAGCTCTGTATGTTGACCTGTAAAGACCACAAAACATACAATTTGGTCACCTGTTGAAACCACCACTTTTCTCTTGCgatgtaggaacccagagtgccgagaggatttctctgcctgtttttaagggttcttacccccctgaacaacatTGTTTTtacctccaaccttggaaaaaattaccaatgaTCAGACaggaactagaaaatacagtggtgtgaatcAGGTGATAGACtattatgtaagattgtcacagggtgaaaaatgtagaggttttgggcttctctttgtagtaaacagataagagtaaaaaatatcaaaatagaggattgttgttgttctctaaaccttcttctccttcttctactactccatgtcctgcagtaaaagtagtttggaatgactggatagagaattccacagctcctgcccatgttactgaataattggtagtaaagtgaaaataatatacgtTTCTAGTAACtgttggttaaattatctttaaaaggctgtgtaaatcttgataattaaagacttcactcctgctttctgtgctctatgctgtacctgggtcatgctagtggctctgttcctctggtaagactta
This sequence is a window from Corvus moneduloides isolate bCorMon1 chromosome Z, bCorMon1.pri, whole genome shotgun sequence. Protein-coding genes within it:
- the RNF180 gene encoding LOW QUALITY PROTEIN: E3 ubiquitin-protein ligase RNF180 (The sequence of the model RefSeq protein was modified relative to this genomic sequence to represent the inferred CDS: substituted 1 base at 1 genomic stop codon), producing the protein MNNREAGVLHCWRGRKYIVEYIXKYIFLAKCNGKKPSKVSIPSAAAQNSSSVWHVSLEAIPEWVKCVIEKAQWTIGKLHCPFCDACLGGFNFVCNKECSCGQLVNIHSCRTWTEHQPPFSAKLSKSSENHLLLKIQSGFNEDTCHEVVTATLGIKNQGLSYMAGSNKGAGRLTEALCLEVRAPRYEIKSKKLPLKALNRKRSLPSSYPKKDACTVKPFHRRSHSLDLNIRERLIFSPVLYKICNMGTLYRGQNENPPVYAQGGLQLESNRKDGSSFQDLYSSCADILQSQLQVASITTLLHRETESECDFGVTGQSSGSVTADGLPFVMNLSLPTRAVEDKQYITPIGLVQPRSISFNRKLSKRERNKSKSLRRKQRRQEQCLQKQPANDNLQTDDEHGLRGDKESYLCAVCLDVYFNPYMCYPCHHIFCEPCLRMLAKDNPTSTPCPLCRSTIARVFFQTDLNNSTRSFFPMEYLNLKESFQNSSSAKWPLPSCKKAFRVFEAGFQRHSNTVTRRHFPHAAHRMDYMDFEDDSCGWWFDMDMVIIYIYSVNWIIGFIVFCFLCYFFFPL